The Afifella aestuarii genomic interval GTGAAGACCTTCATCGGCTCGCGCGCGCTGGCCGCGGTGGCCGAGGCTCCGTTCATCCCGATCTTCGTCGCTGTCCTCTTCATGGTCGACATTGCGCTCGGGATTTTGATCACTTGCGGCATGGTGGTGATGGTCGTCGTCGCCATCCTCCAGCAGCGCGCCATGAAGCGCGGCATCGAAGTGCAGAACGACGCCCAGCGCGGCGCCAACCGGATCCTGCAATCGCATATCGAACAATCCGAAACGGTACGCGTCCTCGGCCTGCAGAAGACGGCGATCGCGCGCTGGGGCAGCCTCAATGCGCGCGGCCTCACCGCTTTCGTCAATCTGCAGACGGTCGGTGCGCTCTTCGGCGGCTTTTCCCGCTTCATGCGCTTCAGCCTGCAGGCCTCGATCCTCGGCGTCGGCGCCTTTCTGGCGCTCGAGGGCGATGTCGCGGCGGTGGTCGTCTTCGCCTGCATGATGCTCGGTGGGCGGGCCCTCGCGCCGCTCGACGGCCTCGTCGGTTCGTGGAGCGCGCTGACGAACGCCTGGTCCGCTCATAACCGCGTCCGCGATGCGCTGATCGGCTTTTATGTCGAGCCGGAAAGGACGGCCCTGCCGGAGCCCAAGGGCAATTTCATGGTCGAGAAGCTCGTCTTCGGCGTGCGCGGCTCCGACGAGGCGATTATCAAGCGCATCTCCTTTGGCATCGAAGCCGGCGAGACCATCGGCATCATCGGACCGAGCGGCGCCGGCAAATCGACGCTTCTGCGCCTGCTTGCCGGCGGGCTGATGCCGAATGCCGGCCATGTGCGTCTGGACGGCGCCGACATGCGCAACTGGAACCGCATCCAGCTCGGCGAATATATGGGCTACGTGCCGCAAGCGGTCGATTTCTTCCCCGGCACGATCGGTGAGAACATCGCCCGTTTCGACCCCGACGCGTCGGACACCGACATCGTCGAGGCGGCGCAGCAGGCGGGCATTCACGAGATGATCCTGCGCTTCCCGCGCGCTTACGACACGCGCATCGGCACGGGCGGGATGCAGCCGTCGGGCGGCCAGAAGCAGCTGATTGCGCTCGCCCGCGCGCTTTACCGCAATCCGCGGCTCATCTTCCTCGACGAGCCCAATTCCAATCTCGACCAGGAGGGTGACCACATTCTTCTGGGCGCGGTGAGCCGCGCTAAGGCGCGTGGGGCCACCATCATCCTCGTGACGCAGCGCCCGGTGCTGCTGCAGGTCGTCGACCGCGTGCTCTTGATGAAGAACGGCACGATCGAGAATTACGGGCCGCGCCAGGAAGTTCTGCCTAAGGTGGTGAAGCCGGCGAGCGTGGAACGGCGGCCCGTGCGCCAGATCCAGCAGCCGAAAGGCGCCGAGGAGGCGAACGACAAGACGGACGGCCAGGTCGCGGCCGGCGCGGGAGGGTCCGCATCGTGAAGGAATTGCAGGCGATCGGCATGTACGGCAAGCCGGCCCCAACGGCCCGCAAGCCTCGCAAGGACGACGAGCCCTTCTACCATGCCTGGCATCACGAAGTGCCGTTGAAGCTGACGCGCGCCTACCGGCTCGCCATCATCGCCATGTTCTGCTTCGTCGGGCTTGGCACCTATTGGGCTGTCTCCGCCCCGATCGACGGCGCCTTCATGGCCGATGGCCGCCTGGTGGCGCAGGGCAAGAACCGCATCGTGGAGCATCTGGAAGGCGGCATCGTCAACGAGGTGCTGGTCAAAGAGGGCGAGCAGGTGAAGGCGGGCGACCTTCTGGCCCGCATCGATGTGACGAGCGCGGAGGCGAAGCTTGCGACCGCGCAGATGCAGCGCGACGTCGCCCGGGTGAAGCTTGCCCGCTATCTCGCCGAGCAGCGGGGCGACGACAAGATCGTCCTGCCGCCGGATCTGGAGCGGCGCATCGCCGAAGAGCCGGAGCTCGCCGACACGGCGAGTTCGCAGCGCGAGGAATTCGAAGCCAAGACGGCGGAGATGACGTCGCTGAAAACGATCCTCAACCAGCGCATCGACAACAATCAGCAGCTCCTCGACAATCTGAAAGAGATGCTGACGGAGCGGCGCGATCGCGTAGAGGCGACGCAGGAAGAGGTGCGCGTTTCGAGCGATCTTCTTGAAAAGGGCCTGACGACGCGCGATCGTAATTTTGCGCTCAACCGCCAGCTCGCGTCCGACCAGGACAACGTCCGTCAGACGCTCATTCAGATGGACGACAAGCGCTCCACCATCAATGAGACGCAGGAACAGCTGAACCGGGCTCTGTCGCAGCGGGCAAACGAGGTCGCCCAGCAGATCACGGATCTGCGCTCCAACATCTTCGAGCTCTCCTCGAATATCCGCTATTTTTCCGATGTGACGAAGCGTTCGGAAGTGCGCGCGCCGGTTTCCGGCACGATCGTGAATGTCGCCGTCAACACGCAGGACCAGGTGATCAAGCCGGGTGATCCGATCTTCGAGATCTTGCCGGAAGGCGTGCCGATGAGCATCGAGGCGATGGTCGACCCGCATTACATCGATTCCGTGCACCAGGGTCAGCACGTCTCGATCCGCTTCCCCTCGCGCGAGCGCTCCAAGGCGATCCAGATTCTCGACGGCGAGGTGAGCTACATTTCGCCGGACAGCGAGCAGGACGAAAAGACCGGCCGCTATTTCTACAAGGTGCGCGCCTCCGTCGATCCGGAGAGCCTGAAAGAGTACGGCAAGGTCATGCCGGGCAATGTGGGACAGGTGTATTTCGAGCTCGAAAACAAGACCTTCCTGGAATATCTGATCGAGCCCTATCAGGACATGCGCGACAAGGCCTTCGTCGGCTGAGCTGCGCGCAGACACGAGAAGAAGCCCGAAGACGGGCGACCGGAGCGGGGCCGGGGGGAGAGAATGGGCGAGAGCGAGACGCCGGGCATGCTGGCCGACAGGCTTGCGGCGCAGCTGCCGATCACGGCGCGCCGCGTCCTCCTCGCCGGGCGGCCCGTACCGGGGCTCGAGGTGCTGCTGCGGGCCCGCAACCCAAAAATCGAGATCGACCGCGCGGACAGCGCCACGCCCGCTGCGGACATGCCGGGCGATGCTTCCAGCTGTGAGACGGGCCCCTATGATGCCGCCGCACTTGCCGCCGACACGCCCGATGAGGCGGAAGCCGCGCTGAAGGCGCTGGCGCCGCGCGTGCGCGACGAGGGTGTCTGCGCGCTCCTCGTGCCAAACCGGTTTTTCTGGCCGCGGTTGCAGGCCTTCCTCGCCGGCAAGAACGATGGCGCCAGAGCCGGTTTCGATCCCGAAGAGCTGCAGGAGATGGCGAAACGCGCCGGAGCGCCACTTGCACGCATCGTCGCCATCCAGGCGGGACCAGGGCTCAGCGAAGAGACGGCAAAGGCCGTGCGGCCGCTCTGCGCCGCGCTGAAGGTCGATGGAGAGACCGCGCTCCGGCGGCTCGCGGCATCGCATTTCACCGCCCAGACGCGCCCGCGCCGAGTGCCGGACAGGATTATCCGCTTCACCGGCAAGACGCTCGCTTCAAAGCCCGACGCGATGGCAATCGTCCGCATGCAGGCGCCGCTTGCAGCACTTGGCACGCTGCCCGTGTTCATGATCGACGATCTCGGCCCCACGCCCAAACGCCCGAGCCAGGGGACACGCGACGTCTTCGTCTGGCAGCGGCCGATCCTGACGCGCGAGGAATCGCTTCCCGTCTACAGACAGATTCTCGAAACCCACAAGCTCTTCGTTGTGGAGTTCGACGATCATCCGATGCGCTGGCCCGTGATCGCGGAAAACGGCCACCTCACCTTCCGCTCCGCGCATGCCGTCAGAACCTCGACGGAAACGCTCGCCAAGATCATCCGGGAGTGGAATCCGAACGTCTTTGTCTCGCCCAACCAGATCGAGGCTCTGCCGCCGTTTCGGCCCGTCGAGTCCCGGCAGGGGCCGGTCAGGCTTCTCTTTGCCGCGCTCAACCGCAAAGAGGATTGGGCCCCCTATATCGATGCCGTCAACGAGGTCGTCTCCCGCTATGGACCGGACAGGCTTCGCGTCGACGTCGTCTTCGACCGTGCGTTTTACGAGGCGGTGAAGGCGGAGGACAAGCGTTACCAGCCGGTTCTGCCGTTCAGGGAATACAAGTCGCTCCTGTCGAAGGCGGATATCGCCTGGCTGCCGCTCGAAGACAATCTCTTCAACCGCTGCAAGAGCGACCTGAAGTTCATCGAGTGCGGTGCTTATTCCGTCGCCGTCGTCGCGAGCCCGGTGATTTATGGCGATGTCGTCCGCCATGGCGAGACGGGGCTTCTCTACAAATCGGCGAAACAGCTCCGCGAGCATCTGCGGGCCCTGATCGACGATCGCGAGCGGCGCGGAAAAATCGCCCGGGCGGCCTATGACGAAGTTGCGTCACGGCGCTTGCGCACCTACCACGCGAGCGGCGAGGCTGCATGGTACGCAGGCCTGTTGCAAAATCACGAAGCGCTCGAGGCCGAGCGCGTCGCGCGCCTGCGCGGTGAGCCGGCCTGGGGTGAACCACAAACCGAGACGGCCTAGAGGGTGGACGACGTTATGACCGAAGATCTTTCCTGGCTTTATTCGCCGGCCGTCTTTCAGGTGCCTGAGCGGATCGGAGCCTCAGGCTGGCTGGAGCACACGCCCTTCGCCTTCTGGCTCATCGACAAGCTGCGCCCGGAGCGCCTCGTCGAACTCGGCACGCATACCGGCATTTCGTTCTGTGCCTTCAATCAGGCGATCAAGCAGCTTGGCACGGCAACCGCCTGCCACGCGGTCGACACCTGGCAGGGTGACCAGCACGCCGGCTATTACGGCGACAACATCTACAACGAGCTGGCGCGTTACAACGAGGATCGCTACGGCAGCTTCGCGACCTTGATCCGGGCCCGCTTCGACGAGGCGCTCGCGCATTTCGACGACGGCGCCATCGATCTTCTGCATATCGACGGGCTTCACACCTACGAGGCCGTCGCGCACGACCACAAGACCTGGCTGCCGAAGGTGAAGGAGGGGGGCGTCATCCTCTTTCACGACACCAATGTCCGCAGGGGCGATTTCGGCGTGCACCGCTATTGGGCGGAGATCGCCGAGGGGGCGCATGCGTTCGAGTTCTTGCATGGCTTTGGCCTCGGCGTGCTCGTCAAGGGCGAGCCGCGGAACGAAGCGATGGCCGCGCTCTGCGCGGCCCGCCACGACCCGGAGGCGACGAGCGCCGTACGCCGTACGTTCGGCTTCCTGGGCGGGGCCGTGACGAACCGCTTGAAACTCGCGATGGCGGCGAAGAAGGCTCCGGCGCAAGCGCGTCAGGCCTGAACCGGCGCGAGACTGAAAGCGCCGGCGAGCCGTCAGGCGGACGCCGCTTCGCCCTTCCGGCCCAGAAAGCCGCCGGGATTGAGCGTCAAAAGATGCCGTTCGCGCTGCGTATCGAGCTCGAAACGGTCGTCTGTGGCGAGGAAGTCCTTGATCGCTTCCTGCGGCCCGGGGCCGTGCTCGGGAAAGACGGGATGGCCGTTGACGTTGCCGTCCTCGACGATCAGGTAGCAGCCTGAGCTGACCAGGGGCGCATAAAGCTCCAATTCCCGACGGACATGCGCGGCCCGGTGGTCTGAATCGAGGATGACCATCACGCGCATATCGGGCCGGATGATGTTCTTCACCTGCTCCACGATCGCGGCATCGGTGCTCGATCCCGTGAGATAGGTGATCAGATTGTGTTTGGGCGGATCGTCCGGCGCGTTGATGTCGATGGTCACGATGCGGCCGTTTCCGACGAGCTGACAGATGGTCGCCAGGAAGAAGGCGCTGCCGCCGAACTTCGTCCCGCATTCGATGATGAGATCAGGCTGCGTCTCGGTGATGATCTCCTGATAGGTGATCATGTCCATCGGGCATTTCAGAACCCGGTGACCGAGCCAGCTCACCTCGGACGGCGCGGTCGCTTTGGAGAAAAGGCGCCGGTAATAGAGCCGATGAAAGCGGTCGGTGGTCGCCTGCTCCTCCGGCGTCAGCGGCGGAAACCGCCGTGTCGGGAAATACCGGCCGCGTTTGAAACCGAAGAAAAAAACATTGATTTGCTCGAGCGAGATCGAAAGCCCATGAGCTCGTCTCCTCTGCGTTCTGCATAAAAAAAGGGGCGCCGAAGCGCCCCTTCCGATCAACATGACCCCGGAGGGATCAGACGTAGTTGATGTCGTCCGAAAGGTTGAACGTGCTTGTATCTTCGAGAACTACGGTCAGCGTGTCGCCGTCACCATCAGTGATGGTGAGGACATAGTCATCGCCATCCGCGGTTGCGGACACCGTGTCGCCGGAGTCCAGCTGCAGGACGTCGTTCCCATCCGCATCGAAGTCGGTGATGGTGATCGTGTCGGTCGAACCAGAGCCGGAACCGAAATCCGCGGTGAAGTCGAAGACATCATCGCCGGCGCCGCCGGTGACCGTGGCATCGCCGAACTCGGCAGCCGCACCACTGATCGTATCAGCGCCTTCACCGCCGAAGGCAACCACAGAGTCTTCCAGTGTGATCGCGTCGTCGCCGGAGCCGCCGTAGATCGTGTCGGCATCAGCACCAATGATGGTGTCGTCACCGTCGTTACCGCCGATCTCGTTCGAGCCGCCGGAGCCGCCGATCGAGTCACCGCCGGCGCCGCCATAAATGACGTTGTCGCTGCCGCCAGCAACGATCGAGTCGGCATCGGCACCACCGAAGGCAGTGTCGTCGCCGTCGAGCGTGATCGTGTCGACGCCCGCGCCGCCGTAGATCTCGTCGGCTTCGCCGCCGCCGATGATCTCGTCGGAGCCTTCGCCGCCGTAGATCGTATCGGCACCTGCGTCACCGATAAGGCTGTCTGCGCCGTCACCGCCGCCGATCTCACCACCGGTTGCTGCTGCGGTAACCGTATCGGCACCTTCGCCACCGAAGGCTTCACCGCCGACCAGCACGTCGTCGCCAGCACCGCCGAGGATCAGGTCCTCTGCACCACCGGTCAGGCTGTCGTCGCCGTCGGCACCAAACACCGTGTCGGCATCCGTATCACCGCTGGTGTCGATGGTCTCATCGCCAGCGCCGGCGTAGATGATGTCAGCGCCGTCGCCATCCGTGATGACATCGGTTTCAGCACCGCCATAAATGGTGTCGGCGCCGTCGCCGCCGAGGATGCTGTCTGCACCGTCGCCGCCGCCGAGAATGAAGCTGAGCGACGAGCCGCTAGCGTTCAGCGTGTCGGCGCCTTCGCCGCCGTAGATCTCGGAGATTCCGCCCGTCACGCCGAAGCCGCCGGCGTCAGCCGTGAAGTCGATCTGGTCGTCGCCTTCGCCGCCGATGACGGTATCACCAACACCGTCGTTCGCGCCGACGATGGAATCACCGCCGTCGCCACCGTAAATGATGTCGGATTCGGCACCATCGGTGAGGGTGTCGGCGCCGGCCAGGCCGTAGATCGTATCCTGTTCGCTGGTGCCGTTAATCTGATCGGCGCCAGACGTGCCAGTAAGTGTAGCCATGTGTGTCTCTCCAGTAGAGCTTCAAAACACGCGCGTGTGTTGTATCCCCATCCCCACGCCATGTTTGCGCCGCGGCGGAGGGTAACGCGGACCGCAGCTTATTGCGGAGGCCCCTATCGGTGTCAACCTGCGAAAGCCACGGCGGATAAATTTCCGCGGGGGTTGCTAAAATGCAATTGTCGCGTCGTAGAAAGGGCTTAAGTGAAAACGCCAGCTCGGGAAAGCTTCTTTTAAAGAAACTTAAGAGTACCTGAAAAGAATGGTCGCGCCTTTGCCTGTCGGCGGGCGCCTCTCGTGCGGCGCGGCAGGTTTCGGGCCAGCCTTTGCAGAGCTGTTGTGGTACGCCGCGGTTTCCTTCGCCCATTCGCCGCCGCTGGTGTCGCCCGACGGGCGGATGACGTCTCTGCGCTTCCCTAAGTCCTTGGAAAACAAACGTGTGGAGCGCGGTTCTCGGCGTGTGGCAGATGCGACACGTCTTTCGCCGGTCTGTCGCTGATGCAAGGCGGCGGGGCGTCGCAGGACCTGCCGATCCGGCGATCTGGCTCTTGAGAGCCTGTGGAGCGATGGCCCGGCGGGACCGCGGCGCCCCCGCTCTCCCGAAGGGCGGCGGCCCGTGCGGCCTTCCGCTGCGCCATCCCTGAGGCCGGCCTGCGGCTCAACATCTCGCCGGTGCGTTGGCGCGGAAGTGTTGCCCGTCTGCATCATGTCAAGCGGCAGGCGCAGGCGGCTTTTCCGCCGTTTCGGGTGCCTTGTCGGCGGTGTTTTCAGCGCGCCGCGCACGCCTCTGCGATTCTTAAGACCGCCTCCGCCTCGATCCGCCAGTTGGGATGGGCCGGTGCCGGGCCCGGCGACACGATCTCACCGCGCAGGAAGCCATGGGCGAGGCCGAGGCTGCGATAAAGGCTCTGATGCATGGGACGGAAGCCGCCATGCGGCTCGAGCTCCAGGATCGTCGTGCCCGGCCGGCAGAAGACGCAGTTGAAGAGGCCGGAGCCCGACGGGCCGATGACGACCTCGGCTTCCTGGAAGGCCGCGATGCGGGCGCCGAGCGGCAGGGTCTCGGGCCGGATCTCCTCAAAGCCGAGGGTGCCGAGGCGGGTGACGATCTCGTCCTCGTTCATAAGAATGCGCCGCGGTGCCGTCTTCGACCAGCTTCGGCGCGAGATATAAAGCCGGCGCCCGGCGCCGCGCGCCGAGGATGCGGGGCCGGCCAGCCGCGCCGCAAAGCCCGTGAGAGCCCGGCGCAGCGCGGACGGAAACACGTTGCCGGGGGCGGCAAGCGAAGGGGCGAGACAATCGGCAAGCGGCGTGATCGCCGTGACGTCCTGCGCGATGACGTCCCGTCCGGGCGCGGCGGCCGCCACGATCTCGCGCATCCACTCCGCCTCCATCGGCATGAGGAGCGCGCGCCCCGCCGCTTCGGGGATCTCATCGAGGAGCAGGAGCTTCGGCAGGATGCGGAAAAGCCAGGAGCCGTAGTTGCGCGATTCGGTCGAGCCGAGTGCGACCACCGGGGTTTCGATCGGCGGCGCAAGGTGGGCGTCGGCCGAGATGCCGAGCCTTTCGCCGGCACGGCTCACCCCGTGCGTCATGCGGAATTCGCGTGGAAAGGCCGACAGCGGGCGAGACTGATCGAAGAAGGGCGCGGGGAGAAGGAGAACGTCGTTGACGAGGACGGGCTCCGCCGCGCCGCTCTCGGCGATGTCCGGATCTCCCGGATCGATCAGCGCCCGCTGACCGGCGAGAAGGACGTTCTTTCCCGCAACGACATAGCGCGGCCGCGCCTGAAGCGGTTGGCGCTCGATCTCCGTTTCGGGTGGCGCACCGAGGGCAAGCCGCGGCCCCTCATCGCCGAGCGGTGCGGCGCCCGCAACGGCCTTGGCCCGCAGCCGCGGCGAGAGCGGATACCAGATGCCGGGCTGCGCCCAGAGATCGGGCGCCCGCACCGGCGCGACCTCGCGCCCGGCAAGGCCGCGCAAGATGGCTGCGGCATTCTCAGCCACGTGTGCGGCCATCCGGATCCTGCGTCCGCTCGGCCTCCAGCTTTTCGATGCGTGTCCGCAAGGCCTGCAACGTCCTCTCCTGGCGGGAGACGAGATCGACGAGCCGGGCCGTCACATGTTCGGCGTCGCGCGCCTCGGCCCCGGCGGACGCTTCCGCCTCCTCGATCGGCGCATCCGCCTCGTCGATGACGGCGAGCCCCGTCCTGTCCGGCATGAAGCGGGCGAGGATCTCCTGGTTGCGCACTTCGTAGCGGCGGCGCACGAGATCGAAGAGGCTTTTTGGCAGCTTCAGCTTTTCCGCGCCGTCGCCGGAACGGCCCATCGTCAAAACGTCGATCGGCCGGTCGTCGTCGAGGCTCTCGAAGAGGCCAGAATGGCGGGAGAGAAAGCGCAGCAGCCGTGCGTCCGGGCTGACATTCTCATTGGCGACCGGGGCGAGGCCTTCGGCCGGCGTTTTGAGGAACTCCGCGAAATCGGCGAAGAGATCGCCGCGCGTCAGAAATCGCGGATCGAGAAAGCGCAGGTGGAGCGCGTCTTCGCCGGCGAGCCCGCTCCATTCGGTGATCGTCGCTTCATAATCGGGAAGCCCGGAGTTCATCCGGTAGGCGATGAATTCCGGCAGAGACAGCCCGCGCTTCAGCCCCCATTGCCGCCAGGCGGCGAGAAGCACGCGGTCCTGCCGGCGGATGTAATAGGCGACGCGCACCGAGATCTCGCCGAGAAGCGGGACGAAGAGCGCCGCATGGCCGGGATTGAAAAGGATCTCGGTGGAGAGAACGAAGCGGGCGTCGGGCGCCGTAATCGCCGCCATCCTGGTGCGCAGATGGTCCGCAAAAGCCTCGGGCGCGATCCCGGCATTGGCGCGGAAATAATGCAGCGGATTGCCGGAGACTTTGTTGTGCGGATCGAAGCCGAGATCCCCGCCGGCGACAAAGAGACCCCGGCGCGCAAGCTCCTCCGCATTGCGGGCGAGAAACGCCTGGAGCGTCGATGAACCGGTCTTCGGGTGGCCGATATGCAGAAGAAGTTCGCGCATCAGGAGCGGTTTTCCGGGTCGTGCCTCAATGCGGCAGACGGCGGGCGAAGGCCGCCTCGATCGCCGCCTCGTCATAGGCTTCGCCGAGGAAGTCGAAAAGGGCGCGCAGGCTCGCCCGGTCTTTGACGTAATCGTCGTAGCGCACGAGGAAGCTCGTATCGGAATGGGCGGCGACGTAATCCGCATACTGCCGGTCGAGATCCTCCACCATCTCCATTACCTTTTCGGTTTCCACATCTTTCCACCACGAGGAGCGCGCGACATCGGCGGCGCGCCGCGTGTTGAAGACGAGCCGGCAGGGCGGGAAGAACTCGCGGATGAAATCGAGAAACTCCGGCATCTCGCCGGGCTCCGCATCGTGGAAGCGGATTTCCTTGAAGCCGAGGACACGTGTCTGCGACGTGGGTTTCAGAATCTCGCGCACGAAGAGGCCGGCGAGTTCCTCGCCGAAGCGGCGCGGCACGATTTCGTCGGCGCCGTACCATGGCCCGTGCGCGGGGATCGGCGTCTGTCCCTGATTATAGCGTGTGTTGTGGGCGCGCTTCCACGCCCGGAAGAGCGGATAGAGAAGGTTATTGTTTTCCCCCCGGATCATCGCTCCGGGGATTGTCTGCAGGGCCGTCTGCAACAGCGTGGAGCCCGAGCGGCCATAGGTGACGATGACGATGAATTTCTCGAAGTCGGGCCTGGCAGTCATAGGGGTCTCCGCGGGTTCAGCGAATGGGACGGCCGGCGCATCAACGGGCGAGCCGGCTCTTGATGGTGAAGGCGAGCGCTTCCGTGGGCACGAGGCGGCTCGACGGAACGCCGCAATTGGCAAGCGCTTTGCGCGCCTTCGCGCCGGCGGCGATGACGTGATGGGCGTGTTCATAGGCGGCCGCGACGGTGACGGGATCCCGATCCCGAACGGCATCGCGTTCGACGAGGATGTCGTCGAGGGCGAGGATGGTGAAGATCTTGTCGCCCTTGGCCTCTCCGGCAAAGGGCAGAAAATCCGTGATGCCGAAGGTGATGAGGGCGTCATGGCCGCGCGCCAGCGCCATCAGGCGCGCATGCTTGGAGGGATCCTGGACCGGGATGTCGCTTCCCATGAAGCCGAAATCGGACGGCGGCGGCGCGGGCACCGGATCGAGCAGGATGTTTTCGAAATCGGCCGCCCGTGCGGCGCGCGCGAAGGCCGGGTTTGCCGTCTGTCCGTCGAGCGCGAGCGACAGGCGCAGGCCCGCCCGCGACAGGCGCTCGC includes:
- a CDS encoding CmcI family methyltransferase — translated: MLIGRGASAPLFLCRTQRRRAHGLSISLEQINVFFFGFKRGRYFPTRRFPPLTPEEQATTDRFHRLYYRRLFSKATAPSEVSWLGHRVLKCPMDMITYQEIITETQPDLIIECGTKFGGSAFFLATICQLVGNGRIVTIDINAPDDPPKHNLITYLTGSSTDAAIVEQVKNIIRPDMRVMVILDSDHRAAHVRRELELYAPLVSSGCYLIVEDGNVNGHPVFPEHGPGPQEAIKDFLATDDRFELDTQRERHLLTLNPGGFLGRKGEAASA
- a CDS encoding type I secretion system permease/ATPase, encoding MTELDHATSSVRRAFIGVFIMSGITSVLMLALPFYMMQVFQRVLPSRSEETLIALSILAFIAFATYGIFEALRMAVLARAAARYEAMLAGPVVYAHFLDGSRDASSGMELMQDVRQVKTFIGSRALAAVAEAPFIPIFVAVLFMVDIALGILITCGMVVMVVVAILQQRAMKRGIEVQNDAQRGANRILQSHIEQSETVRVLGLQKTAIARWGSLNARGLTAFVNLQTVGALFGGFSRFMRFSLQASILGVGAFLALEGDVAAVVVFACMMLGGRALAPLDGLVGSWSALTNAWSAHNRVRDALIGFYVEPERTALPEPKGNFMVEKLVFGVRGSDEAIIKRISFGIEAGETIGIIGPSGAGKSTLLRLLAGGLMPNAGHVRLDGADMRNWNRIQLGEYMGYVPQAVDFFPGTIGENIARFDPDASDTDIVEAAQQAGIHEMILRFPRAYDTRIGTGGMQPSGGQKQLIALARALYRNPRLIFLDEPNSNLDQEGDHILLGAVSRAKARGATIILVTQRPVLLQVVDRVLLMKNGTIENYGPRQEVLPKVVKPASVERRPVRQIQQPKGAEEANDKTDGQVAAGAGGSAS
- a CDS encoding sulfotransferase, which gives rise to MTARPDFEKFIVIVTYGRSGSTLLQTALQTIPGAMIRGENNNLLYPLFRAWKRAHNTRYNQGQTPIPAHGPWYGADEIVPRRFGEELAGLFVREILKPTSQTRVLGFKEIRFHDAEPGEMPEFLDFIREFFPPCRLVFNTRRAADVARSSWWKDVETEKVMEMVEDLDRQYADYVAAHSDTSFLVRYDDYVKDRASLRALFDFLGEAYDEAAIEAAFARRLPH
- a CDS encoding class I SAM-dependent methyltransferase; protein product: MTEDLSWLYSPAVFQVPERIGASGWLEHTPFAFWLIDKLRPERLVELGTHTGISFCAFNQAIKQLGTATACHAVDTWQGDQHAGYYGDNIYNELARYNEDRYGSFATLIRARFDEALAHFDDGAIDLLHIDGLHTYEAVAHDHKTWLPKVKEGGVILFHDTNVRRGDFGVHRYWAEIAEGAHAFEFLHGFGLGVLVKGEPRNEAMAALCAARHDPEATSAVRRTFGFLGGAVTNRLKLAMAAKKAPAQARQA
- a CDS encoding calcium-binding protein; this translates as MATLTGTSGADQINGTSEQDTIYGLAGADTLTDGAESDIIYGGDGGDSIVGANDGVGDTVIGGEGDDQIDFTADAGGFGVTGGISEIYGGEGADTLNASGSSLSFILGGGDGADSILGGDGADTIYGGAETDVITDGDGADIIYAGAGDETIDTSGDTDADTVFGADGDDSLTGGAEDLILGGAGDDVLVGGEAFGGEGADTVTAAATGGEIGGGDGADSLIGDAGADTIYGGEGSDEIIGGGEADEIYGGAGVDTITLDGDDTAFGGADADSIVAGGSDNVIYGGAGGDSIGGSGGSNEIGGNDGDDTIIGADADTIYGGSGDDAITLEDSVVAFGGEGADTISGAAAEFGDATVTGGAGDDVFDFTADFGSGSGSTDTITITDFDADGNDVLQLDSGDTVSATADGDDYVLTITDGDGDTLTVVLEDTSTFNLSDDINYV
- a CDS encoding HlyD family type I secretion periplasmic adaptor subunit translates to MKELQAIGMYGKPAPTARKPRKDDEPFYHAWHHEVPLKLTRAYRLAIIAMFCFVGLGTYWAVSAPIDGAFMADGRLVAQGKNRIVEHLEGGIVNEVLVKEGEQVKAGDLLARIDVTSAEAKLATAQMQRDVARVKLARYLAEQRGDDKIVLPPDLERRIAEEPELADTASSQREEFEAKTAEMTSLKTILNQRIDNNQQLLDNLKEMLTERRDRVEATQEEVRVSSDLLEKGLTTRDRNFALNRQLASDQDNVRQTLIQMDDKRSTINETQEQLNRALSQRANEVAQQITDLRSNIFELSSNIRYFSDVTKRSEVRAPVSGTIVNVAVNTQDQVIKPGDPIFEILPEGVPMSIEAMVDPHYIDSVHQGQHVSIRFPSRERSKAIQILDGEVSYISPDSEQDEKTGRYFYKVRASVDPESLKEYGKVMPGNVGQVYFELENKTFLEYLIEPYQDMRDKAFVG
- a CDS encoding glycosyltransferase family protein — translated: MGESETPGMLADRLAAQLPITARRVLLAGRPVPGLEVLLRARNPKIEIDRADSATPAADMPGDASSCETGPYDAAALAADTPDEAEAALKALAPRVRDEGVCALLVPNRFFWPRLQAFLAGKNDGARAGFDPEELQEMAKRAGAPLARIVAIQAGPGLSEETAKAVRPLCAALKVDGETALRRLAASHFTAQTRPRRVPDRIIRFTGKTLASKPDAMAIVRMQAPLAALGTLPVFMIDDLGPTPKRPSQGTRDVFVWQRPILTREESLPVYRQILETHKLFVVEFDDHPMRWPVIAENGHLTFRSAHAVRTSTETLAKIIREWNPNVFVSPNQIEALPPFRPVESRQGPVRLLFAALNRKEDWAPYIDAVNEVVSRYGPDRLRVDVVFDRAFYEAVKAEDKRYQPVLPFREYKSLLSKADIAWLPLEDNLFNRCKSDLKFIECGAYSVAVVASPVIYGDVVRHGETGLLYKSAKQLREHLRALIDDRERRGKIARAAYDEVASRRLRTYHASGEAAWYAGLLQNHEALEAERVARLRGEPAWGEPQTETA
- a CDS encoding glycosyltransferase family 61 protein, with the translated sequence MAENAAAILRGLAGREVAPVRAPDLWAQPGIWYPLSPRLRAKAVAGAAPLGDEGPRLALGAPPETEIERQPLQARPRYVVAGKNVLLAGQRALIDPGDPDIAESGAAEPVLVNDVLLLPAPFFDQSRPLSAFPREFRMTHGVSRAGERLGISADAHLAPPIETPVVALGSTESRNYGSWLFRILPKLLLLDEIPEAAGRALLMPMEAEWMREIVAAAAPGRDVIAQDVTAITPLADCLAPSLAAPGNVFPSALRRALTGFAARLAGPASSARGAGRRLYISRRSWSKTAPRRILMNEDEIVTRLGTLGFEEIRPETLPLGARIAAFQEAEVVIGPSGSGLFNCVFCRPGTTILELEPHGGFRPMHQSLYRSLGLAHGFLRGEIVSPGPAPAHPNWRIEAEAVLRIAEACAAR